From Candidatus Sphingomonas colombiensis, one genomic window encodes:
- a CDS encoding universal stress protein, with translation MKNILLLIHDDAGQEARLQVALDLVRAVEGHLSCMDVTYIPPIIGGGYYEDSYAIATLVTQEAEREIANKAKLEARLANEGLSWDWKEARGAFVPCLVRTATLADAIIVDRQLGDFSFPDTRWAVNELIVRSGNNVIAVPPDHPQFDTSSAMVAWDGSRSAGAALRAAVPLLRIAERVILVEAEDRSITVPAEDAARYLSRHGIHPEIRRLKSLPREAGATLLSEARGSDYGYCIMGGFSHLRLTEALFGGVTRSMLANSPIPVFLTH, from the coding sequence ATGAAGAATATCCTCCTCCTCATCCACGATGATGCCGGTCAGGAAGCTCGCCTTCAGGTCGCGCTGGACCTTGTCCGCGCGGTGGAAGGACACCTCAGCTGCATGGACGTCACCTATATCCCGCCGATCATCGGCGGCGGATATTATGAGGATAGCTATGCCATCGCGACACTGGTGACGCAGGAAGCTGAGCGGGAGATAGCCAACAAGGCCAAGCTTGAGGCGAGACTCGCCAATGAGGGTCTGTCGTGGGACTGGAAAGAGGCTCGCGGCGCATTCGTCCCCTGTCTTGTAAGGACGGCCACACTCGCCGATGCCATCATCGTCGATAGGCAGTTGGGCGACTTCTCCTTCCCCGACACGCGCTGGGCCGTCAACGAACTGATCGTGCGATCGGGCAACAACGTGATCGCGGTGCCGCCGGACCATCCGCAGTTCGATACCAGTTCGGCGATGGTCGCCTGGGATGGATCACGCAGCGCGGGTGCTGCGCTGCGAGCGGCGGTTCCCTTGTTACGAATCGCAGAGCGGGTCATCCTCGTCGAAGCGGAAGACCGATCGATCACCGTTCCAGCCGAGGATGCCGCTCGCTACCTATCACGGCACGGCATCCATCCCGAAATCCGCAGGCTCAAGAGCCTGCCGCGCGAAGCGGGCGCGACGCTGCTGTCGGAAGCGCGCGGGAGCGACTACGGCTATTGCATCATGGGCGGATTCAGCCACCTTCGACTGACCGAGGCACTGTTCGGCGGCGTCACCCGCTCGATGCTGGCGAACAGCCCTATCCCGGTGTTCCTGACGCACTGA
- a CDS encoding Hsp20/alpha crystallin family protein has translation MTPITHAPPRRSVSQTPFGWLRTEIDRLFDDFSPSRAILHFGTEGFAPAPALEMTSGDNEYRLTAELPGIKEDDVELSVADGMLKLRGDKREVQDHKQDGHLLGERCYGSFERNLPLPADVNYAAISAEFRKGVLTVTLPKNAEAAERSRRIAITNSD, from the coding sequence ATGACCCCAATCACCCATGCCCCACCCCGACGCAGCGTATCGCAGACGCCCTTTGGCTGGCTGCGTACCGAGATCGATCGGCTGTTCGACGACTTCTCGCCTTCACGCGCCATCCTTCATTTCGGGACGGAAGGCTTTGCTCCCGCGCCGGCGCTGGAGATGACTTCGGGCGACAACGAATATCGTCTCACCGCCGAGTTGCCGGGCATCAAGGAGGACGATGTGGAACTCAGCGTCGCCGATGGCATGCTGAAGTTGCGAGGGGACAAGCGCGAAGTGCAGGATCACAAGCAAGATGGCCATCTGCTCGGCGAGCGCTGCTACGGCAGTTTCGAGCGCAATCTCCCTCTCCCGGCGGATGTCAATTACGCCGCGATCAGCGCCGAATTCCGTAAGGGCGTCCTGACTGTCACGCTACCGAAAAACGCGGAGGCGGCGGAGCGCTCGCGCAGGATCGCGATCACGAACAGCGATTGA
- a CDS encoding BON domain-containing protein → MKTDSELQQDVLDELTWAPEIEQGHVGVTARDGVVTLSGNVPSYAMKIAAERLARRVKGVKAIAEEIKVHLANDPKTSDEEIAERIVRIFTWDALIPANAIQVKVERGYVTLTGEVEWNYQKQAAYKAAGRIGGVLGVASYITVRARPTPHDVRERILAALKRSSEVDASTIEVRIDGGKVRLSGAVRGWNERRTAEAAAWAAPGVVAVEDEIMLA, encoded by the coding sequence ATGAAGACCGACAGCGAATTGCAGCAAGATGTTCTCGATGAACTGACCTGGGCGCCAGAGATTGAGCAAGGCCATGTCGGGGTAACAGCGCGTGATGGCGTCGTTACGCTCTCCGGCAATGTCCCCAGTTATGCGATGAAAATCGCCGCCGAACGGCTCGCTCGCCGCGTGAAGGGGGTGAAGGCGATCGCGGAGGAGATCAAGGTTCACCTCGCGAACGATCCAAAGACTTCGGACGAGGAGATCGCCGAACGGATCGTGCGAATCTTTACTTGGGACGCGCTGATCCCGGCCAACGCGATTCAGGTCAAGGTCGAGCGGGGCTATGTCACGCTTACCGGTGAGGTCGAATGGAATTACCAAAAACAGGCCGCCTATAAAGCGGCCGGTCGGATCGGCGGAGTTCTCGGCGTGGCAAGCTATATTACGGTCCGTGCACGCCCGACACCCCACGATGTCCGTGAAAGGATTCTCGCCGCCCTCAAGCGTTCGAGCGAGGTGGACGCAAGCACGATCGAGGTCCGGATCGACGGTGGCAAGGTTCGGCTGAGCGGCGCGGTCCGCGGCTGGAATGAGCGTCGCACCGCTGAGGCCGCTGCCTGGGCGGCCCCCGGCGTCGTCGCGGTCGAAGACGAGATCATGCTCGCCTGA
- a CDS encoding lysylphosphatidylglycerol synthase transmembrane domain-containing protein, protein MIALAGVFFVEHRNEIGRFGELLHHARPAWLIVALACQFLTYFCVAAGWQTVLRRSGSIRSLWQLAPISVVKLFADQMLPSAGISGNLVLIERLTAIDVPRGDAMATLIVSTIGFYLAYAVMALATLGTLWLHRDATPLFVGLTTTFMLVALAIPALALRLRARGSRPLPPRLERISAVASLLRIIGETPAMVLSDRRLLARVALFNAAVFLCDAMTLTACLAALGGPVIPTSAFVALIAASMVVTLGPIPFGLGTFEATCVMVLHLLGVSVAGALAATMLFRLLATWLPLAAGMVMVGRRRLIRAARSARASSKPPPAT, encoded by the coding sequence ATGATCGCGCTGGCGGGGGTTTTCTTCGTGGAGCACCGCAACGAAATTGGACGCTTCGGAGAATTACTCCACCATGCCCGGCCCGCATGGCTGATCGTGGCACTTGCTTGTCAGTTCCTGACCTATTTTTGCGTCGCGGCCGGATGGCAGACCGTGTTGCGGCGATCTGGGTCTATCCGGTCGCTTTGGCAGTTAGCCCCGATCTCCGTGGTCAAATTGTTCGCCGACCAAATGCTGCCCAGCGCCGGAATCAGTGGCAACCTTGTTCTGATTGAGCGGCTCACCGCGATTGACGTACCGCGGGGTGACGCGATGGCGACTCTGATCGTTTCGACGATTGGTTTTTACCTGGCTTATGCCGTGATGGCGCTGGCGACACTCGGCACGCTATGGCTGCATCGTGACGCGACGCCGCTGTTCGTTGGACTGACGACCACCTTCATGCTCGTCGCGCTGGCAATCCCCGCGCTGGCGCTGCGGCTTCGCGCGCGCGGCAGCCGCCCGCTTCCGCCCCGACTGGAACGGATCAGCGCGGTCGCCTCGCTCTTGCGCATCATCGGCGAAACGCCAGCGATGGTGCTCTCCGACCGAAGGCTGCTGGCGCGCGTCGCACTGTTCAACGCGGCGGTCTTCCTGTGCGACGCGATGACGCTGACAGCCTGCCTCGCCGCGCTCGGCGGACCAGTTATACCGACGAGTGCGTTTGTGGCATTGATCGCGGCATCGATGGTGGTGACACTCGGCCCGATCCCGTTCGGGCTGGGCACATTCGAGGCAACCTGCGTCATGGTTCTCCATCTGCTCGGCGTATCGGTCGCGGGCGCGCTGGCGGCGACAATGCTGTTCCGGCTGCTTGCGACCTGGTTGCCGCTGGCAGCCGGGATGGTGATGGTGGGTCGGCGGCGGCTGATCCGTGCGGCTCGTAGCGCCAGGGCGTCTTCCAAGCCGCCGCCGGCTACGTAG
- a CDS encoding glycoside hydrolase family 130 protein produces MGAAAAELRQLLDQIGTRHANATTVLDRRFIEIRNLRPDLGRIASDYARLIGACFTEEYAFEAAALFNPSIIAHPSQHDVAPGGLRFILSLRAVGEGHVSSIIFRTGYIAPDGGLRIDPPAPNPRSARAEPIRGTSPTKPGIRLICDDDHQLSSVVLFPTCKAHRRGLEDLRMVDFVDDDGQHSCIGTITGVGTESVRQELLHTNDFRSFDLTPIAGPYAATKGMVLFPRRIGGRYAMLGRVDHDSLWLLSSDNLYQWDGGVRVISPAEPQEMVQIGNCAAPIELPQGWLVLTHGVGPMRSYTVGACLLDRDDPTRLIARLERPLLSPGTRQWAGYVPNTVYSCGGLVHAGTLYLPFGVADSFACIARVNVSSLLSAMVRC; encoded by the coding sequence GTGGGCGCCGCCGCCGCCGAACTCCGACAGTTGCTGGATCAAATCGGAACCCGCCACGCCAACGCTACGACGGTGCTCGATCGCCGTTTCATCGAAATCCGGAACCTGCGCCCCGATCTCGGTCGTATTGCGTCAGATTACGCGCGGCTGATCGGGGCATGCTTCACCGAGGAATATGCCTTCGAGGCCGCAGCGTTGTTCAATCCGAGCATCATCGCACACCCGTCACAACACGACGTCGCCCCTGGCGGCCTCCGCTTCATCCTCTCCTTGCGCGCGGTCGGCGAGGGACATGTGTCGTCGATCATTTTCCGCACCGGCTACATTGCGCCCGATGGCGGCCTCCGGATCGATCCACCTGCCCCAAACCCCCGCAGCGCGCGGGCCGAGCCGATCCGGGGCACGTCGCCCACTAAACCAGGCATCCGCCTCATCTGCGACGATGACCACCAACTCTCCAGCGTGGTGCTGTTCCCGACGTGCAAGGCGCACCGGCGCGGGCTGGAGGATCTGCGCATGGTCGATTTCGTCGATGACGATGGGCAGCATAGCTGCATCGGCACGATCACTGGCGTTGGTACGGAAAGCGTTCGGCAGGAGTTGCTGCACACAAACGATTTCCGCTCCTTCGACCTGACGCCGATCGCCGGTCCCTACGCCGCGACCAAGGGGATGGTATTATTCCCGCGCCGCATCGGCGGGCGCTACGCCATGCTGGGACGTGTTGATCACGACAGCTTGTGGCTGTTGTCGTCCGATAACCTGTACCAGTGGGACGGAGGCGTGCGCGTCATCTCGCCAGCGGAACCGCAGGAAATGGTCCAGATCGGCAATTGCGCCGCACCGATCGAGCTTCCGCAAGGCTGGCTAGTCCTCACCCACGGGGTCGGACCGATGCGCAGCTATACGGTCGGTGCGTGCCTGCTCGATCGCGATGATCCCACCCGCCTGATCGCCCGCCTCGAACGCCCATTGCTCTCCCCTGGCACGCGGCAGTGGGCAGGTTATGTCCCGAACACGGTCTACAGTTGCGGAGGACTTGTGCACGCAGGAACGCTCTATCTTCCGTTTGGCGTCGCGGATTCATTCGCCTGTATTGCGCGCGTCAATGTTTCATCGCTTCTTTCGGCGATGGTGCGGTGTTGA
- a CDS encoding universal stress protein has product MVADVLAILDLGSADAGFVAQAVQFASTRNAHLTIAVSVLVNSFEASLAKAGGYPIADNLRASVRAKKDALIAQFAHIAILCYEGDTTEIVKILAARTSISDLALFGPPSGYGDTYFRRRALEHLALCSGRPVLIVPPSGVADRFEHIVLGWNGTREASRALNDALPLLERNARVDVVAVSPADAPIALEPLCEHLRRSEFVVEPHLLTGTDPTGDQLLRFVEQRQAQLLAIGAFAHSRFEEIMLGGVTRDLIEDASVPILFSH; this is encoded by the coding sequence ATGGTTGCCGATGTGCTGGCGATTCTCGATCTGGGCTCGGCGGACGCGGGCTTCGTGGCTCAGGCGGTGCAATTCGCCAGCACCCGGAATGCCCATCTAACAATCGCCGTGTCCGTGCTGGTTAATTCGTTTGAAGCCTCGCTCGCAAAAGCTGGCGGTTATCCGATCGCGGACAATTTGCGCGCATCTGTGCGAGCCAAGAAAGATGCGCTCATCGCACAATTCGCGCACATCGCTATCCTCTGCTACGAAGGCGATACAACCGAAATCGTCAAAATACTCGCTGCCCGAACGAGCATCAGCGACCTGGCCCTCTTCGGACCGCCGAGCGGCTATGGCGACACCTACTTCCGGCGCCGCGCCCTTGAACATCTTGCGCTTTGCTCCGGCCGGCCGGTGTTGATCGTGCCGCCCAGCGGCGTGGCCGACCGTTTCGAACATATCGTTCTCGGTTGGAACGGCACCCGAGAGGCCTCGCGCGCGCTGAACGATGCCCTACCTCTGCTCGAACGCAATGCTCGCGTCGATGTCGTCGCCGTTTCGCCGGCAGACGCCCCAATCGCGTTGGAGCCGCTGTGCGAGCATCTGCGCCGGTCTGAATTCGTCGTCGAGCCGCATCTCCTGACTGGCACGGACCCGACGGGCGACCAGTTGCTGCGCTTCGTCGAACAGCGGCAGGCGCAATTGCTCGCCATCGGCGCCTTTGCTCATTCGCGCTTCGAGGAAATAATGCTTGGCGGGGTCACACGTGATCTGATCGAGGATGCGTCGGTCCCGATCCTTTTCTCTCACTGA
- a CDS encoding universal stress protein: protein MTFKDLLVVQSMEYDNGPALTVAAWLAAKFGAHLHGLCLVTPTNPTMAECFALGADAEASVTQRLRHEEDAAVEPIEAAFRRELSLRGVSGDWVRIDNCLAEADAPFHARLVNLTIMARPDDATPRSLALADAFLMEAATPCLFVPTPLRSPVALERVIVAWNGSREASRTVADALPLLEQAGAVRILTVGHPAEVTMCTGAGLSTHLTRYGISAEVRHCAAGHVAERVLDACENFGANFLIMGAYGHAHLIEETFGGTTRHILENTALPVFMSR from the coding sequence ATGACGTTCAAGGATCTCCTCGTCGTCCAGTCGATGGAATATGACAATGGTCCGGCGCTGACGGTCGCCGCGTGGCTCGCCGCGAAGTTCGGCGCCCATTTGCACGGGTTATGCCTCGTCACTCCCACCAATCCAACCATGGCGGAATGTTTCGCGCTCGGGGCGGACGCTGAGGCGTCGGTCACGCAGCGTTTACGGCACGAAGAGGATGCGGCGGTCGAGCCGATCGAGGCGGCGTTCCGCAGGGAGCTGTCACTCCGCGGCGTTTCAGGAGACTGGGTACGCATCGACAATTGCCTCGCGGAGGCGGACGCTCCTTTTCATGCACGCCTCGTCAATCTCACCATAATGGCGCGGCCTGACGACGCGACCCCACGAAGCCTGGCGCTCGCCGACGCCTTTCTTATGGAGGCCGCTACTCCATGTCTGTTCGTCCCCACGCCGCTGAGGTCGCCGGTCGCTCTGGAGCGCGTGATCGTCGCATGGAATGGATCTCGGGAAGCAAGCCGTACCGTGGCGGACGCATTGCCGCTGCTCGAACAAGCCGGGGCGGTCCGGATCCTGACGGTCGGCCATCCTGCGGAAGTAACAATGTGCACGGGAGCCGGTTTATCGACACATCTCACACGATACGGAATCAGTGCAGAAGTGCGACATTGCGCGGCTGGCCACGTTGCCGAACGAGTTCTGGACGCGTGCGAAAACTTCGGCGCGAATTTCCTGATAATGGGAGCTTATGGACATGCCCATCTAATCGAAGAAACGTTCGGCGGGACTACCCGGCACATCCTTGAAAACACGGCGCTGCCGGTATTCATGAGTCGGTAG
- a CDS encoding universal stress protein: MKNILLLAHDDGGQEARFQAALDLGRALEGHITCLDVTYIPPVLGSGYYDDSYAVAEMVTQEMVRENANKQTLKARLAKEDVPWDWIDVSGSIADCLERFAKLADVIVVDRRLGDYSFADQRGTASDVIVRSGSPVLAVPPDCRRLDLGSVMVAWDGSSCAATALRTAVPLLKRAEQVAIVEAEDGSVIVPVEDAARYLSRHGIHPLISRLKARPHGAGEALLARAASGEYGYVVMGGFGHRRFVEALFGGVTRAMLMNSPVPVFLAH, translated from the coding sequence ATGAAAAACATCCTCCTTCTCGCCCATGACGATGGTGGCCAGGAAGCCCGTTTTCAGGCCGCGCTGGATCTTGGGCGCGCGCTTGAAGGGCATATCACCTGCCTGGATGTCACGTACATCCCGCCGGTGCTGGGCAGCGGATATTATGACGACAGCTATGCCGTCGCGGAGATGGTGACACAAGAGATGGTGCGCGAAAACGCCAACAAGCAGACGCTCAAGGCCCGGCTCGCCAAAGAGGATGTGCCTTGGGACTGGATTGATGTGAGCGGAAGTATCGCGGACTGTCTCGAACGGTTCGCCAAACTGGCCGATGTCATCGTCGTTGACCGACGGCTGGGCGACTATTCATTTGCCGACCAGCGCGGAACCGCAAGCGATGTGATCGTGCGCTCGGGCAGCCCGGTGCTCGCGGTGCCGCCCGATTGCCGGCGTCTCGATCTCGGTTCTGTCATGGTCGCCTGGGACGGATCATCCTGCGCGGCGACCGCCCTGCGGACGGCGGTGCCGCTGCTCAAGCGTGCCGAGCAGGTGGCGATCGTCGAGGCGGAGGACGGCTCGGTAATCGTGCCTGTCGAGGATGCTGCACGTTACCTATCACGGCATGGCATCCATCCACTCATTAGCCGGCTCAAAGCCCGGCCGCATGGCGCAGGTGAGGCGCTGCTCGCGCGAGCGGCAAGCGGCGAATATGGCTACGTCGTTATGGGCGGTTTCGGTCATCGACGGTTCGTCGAAGCGCTGTTTGGCGGGGTCACGCGCGCGATGCTGATGAACAGTCCGGTGCCCGTTTTCCTGGCGCACTGA
- a CDS encoding response regulator, with protein sequence MITADGEAPRRAILIEDDDGVRRSLQLLLHWHGFDVRSFASALRLLGSPLVWDADVLVADYRLPDGNGIDVLRELRRQGWSGRSVLITAFPSDDLIREAKESGYDTVLVKPLREQALIAALAA encoded by the coding sequence ATGATCACCGCTGACGGGGAAGCGCCACGCCGCGCGATCTTGATTGAGGATGACGACGGCGTCCGACGTTCGTTGCAATTATTGTTGCACTGGCATGGCTTTGATGTGCGCTCATTCGCTTCAGCCTTGCGGTTGTTGGGCAGCCCGCTGGTGTGGGACGCGGATGTTCTTGTGGCGGATTATCGACTTCCCGACGGCAACGGCATTGATGTCCTGCGTGAGCTCAGGCGGCAGGGATGGAGCGGTCGATCGGTGCTGATCACCGCGTTCCCGAGTGACGACCTGATCCGTGAGGCGAAGGAAAGCGGCTACGACACTGTGTTGGTGAAGCCGCTCCGTGAGCAAGCACTGATCGCCGCGCTCGCGGCGTGA
- a CDS encoding NAD(P)H-dependent oxidoreductase has product MQHTTHVAAQETGGPQFHSSLVDNPMMGTDADPAHIRHLVVIGHPAPDSFNHAIARAYCDAVSDCGETAVLRDLYATGFDPLLKAHERPGTPGFRLSADVEEELALVERASAIVLVYPIWFGMPPAVITGYVDRVLGAGLSARAIRQNEPHDLLLDKQLVLLTTSGSTLPWLAERGQWHGMREAFDFYLQSIFSFADSTHEHFDSVVSPLSSIYADECLGRVVESARTICSTLLSDAHERQKHAALSLRQESTGDVKNGARRDS; this is encoded by the coding sequence ATGCAACACACCACGCACGTCGCCGCGCAGGAAACCGGCGGCCCGCAGTTCCATTCGTCGCTGGTCGACAATCCGATGATGGGAACCGACGCTGATCCTGCGCATATCCGGCATCTTGTTGTCATCGGCCATCCAGCGCCTGATAGCTTCAACCATGCGATCGCGCGCGCTTATTGCGATGCGGTCAGCGACTGCGGCGAGACAGCGGTGTTGCGCGATCTTTATGCGACGGGGTTCGATCCGCTGCTCAAGGCGCATGAGCGTCCGGGCACGCCTGGTTTCCGGTTGTCCGCCGACGTGGAGGAGGAGCTCGCGCTGGTGGAACGCGCCAGCGCGATCGTGCTGGTCTATCCGATCTGGTTCGGCATGCCCCCGGCCGTCATCACCGGCTACGTCGATCGTGTGCTGGGTGCTGGGCTGAGTGCGCGGGCGATCCGGCAAAACGAGCCGCACGACTTATTGCTCGATAAGCAACTCGTGCTGCTCACGACTTCCGGTTCTACCTTGCCCTGGCTTGCCGAGCGAGGCCAATGGCACGGCATGCGCGAAGCGTTCGATTTTTACCTGCAATCGATTTTTTCGTTCGCGGACTCCACGCATGAGCATTTCGACTCGGTGGTCTCACCGCTCTCCTCCATCTATGCGGACGAATGTCTTGGCCGCGTCGTCGAATCCGCGCGCACGATTTGCAGTACGTTGCTGAGTGATGCCCATGAGCGACAAAAGCATGCCGCGCTGTCATTACGGCAGGAATCGACAGGCGACGTGAAGAACGGCGCTAGGCGAGATTCCTGA
- a CDS encoding NAD(P)H-dependent oxidoreductase produces MASATSNTIETATRQIPGRHLLIYANPSAKSFDQAIVDTYASAVTARRQELVVRDLYAMGFDPVLKAEERPTTSGWTPSPDVAAELEHVRRADILVLVYPIWYGSPPAILKGYVDRVLGANYSFQDFHDQAGQPPIVGKPLLSFSTSGMPLTWLHEKNQVLSLREIFDVYLWRGFGMKQSEHVMIDAVVPGMSTAYAAEQLERVRQTAMRACAMLANA; encoded by the coding sequence ATGGCCAGCGCCACTTCCAATACTATCGAGACCGCCACCCGGCAGATTCCGGGGCGACATTTGCTCATATATGCCAACCCGTCAGCGAAAAGCTTCGATCAGGCGATTGTAGATACCTATGCGAGCGCGGTTACGGCTCGCCGACAGGAACTGGTTGTCCGCGATCTCTACGCCATGGGATTCGACCCTGTGCTAAAGGCGGAAGAACGGCCAACGACCAGCGGTTGGACCCCCTCTCCGGATGTCGCGGCGGAACTAGAGCATGTCAGGCGCGCCGATATCCTCGTGCTCGTCTATCCGATCTGGTACGGATCGCCGCCCGCGATCCTCAAGGGGTATGTCGATCGGGTCCTCGGTGCGAATTATTCGTTCCAGGACTTCCACGACCAGGCCGGGCAGCCACCGATCGTCGGCAAACCGCTGCTGTCGTTCAGCACCTCGGGCATGCCCCTGACGTGGCTTCACGAAAAGAATCAGGTCTTATCCCTGCGCGAGATTTTCGACGTCTATCTGTGGCGTGGATTCGGCATGAAGCAGAGCGAGCATGTCATGATCGATGCCGTAGTGCCTGGCATGAGCACCGCTTATGCAGCCGAGCAGCTAGAACGCGTCAGGCAGACCGCGATGCGTGCTTGTGCAATGCTGGCGAACGCCTAA
- a CDS encoding AAA family ATPase encodes MTSPSSDHDNETDVPGWLQSGKAFANRGLVKRIDTHAAIVFLSGDRAWKMKRPVSLGYLDFSTPARRKAALNTELRLNRRTAPSLYRAVHPITAGADGRLQLDGAGEPIDWLLEMQRFPDDALLAEVANHGGLDEPLLRSLTDSIVAFHGDAAVSADGHGSSNVRDVIKGNMDSMARFPAVLDQASVQAVSKRLLMMADKYATLLDARARAGRVRHCHGDLHLANIALIDGVPTPFDCLEFDTALATTDVLYDLAFLLMDLWERGLRHESNVVFNRYLDLSAQDEAGVGLLPMFMAMRASIRAHVLAAQGAGPTDQLFVRARHYLALASDLAGVSEARLVAIGGLSGTGKSTLARSIGGDVGRAPGARILRSDVLRKRLAGFRPEVRLPASAYTQKMSTKVYRELDRVGGATLAAGISVIADAMFARPVERSTIKSVADAHHARFAGMWLHVSDAVRLQRVVERPLEASDADITVARAQFVQPGSEPLDWTIVDARVSLDQLRSIVMGVLNA; translated from the coding sequence ATGACATCGCCTTCGAGCGACCACGACAATGAGACCGACGTCCCCGGATGGCTCCAGTCGGGCAAGGCCTTTGCGAACCGCGGCCTCGTAAAGCGGATCGATACCCATGCCGCGATCGTCTTTCTCAGTGGCGATCGTGCCTGGAAGATGAAGCGGCCAGTGTCGCTCGGCTATCTGGATTTTTCCACGCCCGCCAGGCGCAAGGCTGCGTTGAACACCGAATTGAGGCTCAACCGCCGAACCGCACCTTCGTTGTATCGTGCTGTTCACCCGATTACCGCTGGTGCGGATGGGCGCTTGCAACTCGACGGAGCCGGCGAGCCGATCGACTGGCTATTGGAGATGCAGCGATTTCCCGACGATGCGCTCCTTGCAGAGGTCGCGAATCACGGTGGTCTTGATGAGCCCTTGCTGCGGAGTCTGACGGATTCCATTGTCGCATTCCATGGGGATGCTGCGGTTTCTGCCGACGGGCACGGCAGTTCCAATGTCCGCGATGTGATCAAAGGCAATATGGATAGCATGGCCAGGTTTCCGGCGGTGCTGGATCAAGCCAGCGTCCAGGCGGTGTCGAAACGGTTGCTTATGATGGCTGATAAGTATGCCACTTTGCTTGACGCGCGTGCGCGGGCTGGTCGTGTCCGGCATTGCCATGGCGATCTGCATCTGGCCAATATCGCGCTGATCGATGGTGTTCCGACACCCTTTGACTGCCTCGAGTTTGATACCGCGCTCGCCACCACCGACGTGCTCTACGATCTGGCGTTCCTGTTGATGGATCTGTGGGAACGCGGGCTCCGTCATGAATCCAATGTCGTCTTCAATCGCTACCTCGACCTCTCCGCGCAAGATGAGGCGGGCGTCGGTCTATTGCCGATGTTCATGGCCATGCGAGCGTCGATCAGAGCGCATGTCCTCGCCGCGCAGGGTGCTGGCCCAACCGATCAATTGTTTGTTCGTGCGCGCCATTATCTCGCCTTGGCGAGCGACCTGGCAGGGGTATCCGAGGCAAGGCTTGTTGCAATCGGTGGCCTGTCGGGCACGGGCAAGTCGACGTTGGCGCGATCGATTGGCGGCGATGTGGGGAGGGCGCCCGGTGCCAGGATTCTCAGGAGCGACGTTTTGCGCAAACGGCTCGCTGGCTTCCGGCCGGAAGTGAGATTACCCGCATCCGCCTATACGCAAAAGATGAGTACGAAGGTTTATCGGGAATTGGACCGGGTGGGCGGCGCGACGCTCGCTGCCGGTATCAGCGTTATTGCCGACGCGATGTTCGCGCGACCTGTCGAGCGTAGCACGATTAAGAGCGTCGCCGATGCACATCACGCGCGTTTTGCGGGCATGTGGCTCCACGTCTCGGATGCGGTGCGCTTGCAAAGGGTAGTCGAGCGACCGTTGGAAGCATCCGACGCCGATATAACGGTGGCCCGGGCTCAGTTTGTACAACCCGGTTCTGAACCGCTGGATTGGACCATCGTCGATGCCAGGGTATCGTTGGATCAACTGCGTTCCATTGTCATGGGAGTATTGAACGCCTGA